TTGGCATTGAAGCCCTTGGATGAGTTGGGATTGGAGACCCTTGCTGAGGTGTCTTCATAGTCAGGGAGCGGGCCACCATTTTCCCAGATTTAGGACAGTCCTGATTTTAAGTGAACATGAAGTTGGCGTGAAATCCAGACCCCAAACCAGTCCTGTTTTGCCCCAAGAAGGGCCTTCAGTGGTTGGGGTGAGTAGGCTGGCTTTGTAGCCAAATCGTCCTCATGGGACTTCTTCCTCCAGTCACGCCGATGATGGAGCTGAAGCCAAACGCAGGTAGCGACCGCGCCTGGGTCTGGAACACCCACGCAGACTTCGCAGACGAGTGCCCTAAGCAGGAGCTTCTGGCCATCCGCTTCCTTAACGCTGAGAGTAAGTGGGGTCTCAGGCCAGCCTGGCGGCTGCTGCCTCCTACAACACACCGCTTTGGCTGCAAACACCAGCACCGTTGCTTTCCAGGGAGAATTGACAGCCACTGGGAAGCAGTAGGGGCCTCTCCTTGCTCTGCTGTCTGGTGGCCCCTCGGGGAAGGAATCTACGTGCCCAGACTCTGAGCCCATGAGCAGGGCGTGTCCCCTTACCATCACCTGGTTGCCAGCAGGGGCTCTCCCCACCCTGACCTCTCCTCTGCTGGGGCCCAGCACCCAGTAGCTGACCATCAGATGCTGAATGGACCTTGCTCTGTGTGTAGGGCCTGGAGGGCAGGATACCTAGAGGGGCCTGGTCCCCTGCCCCATGTtgctctgtccaggctgctgcaGGGTCAGAGGGAAGTGGTCCAGCTCCCCTGTGGTCGGCGTGGCCGTGGGACAGGCCTTGTGAATCTTGGAGCTTCAGACCCGGCAGGATGCATACTCTTCACTGCTCAGGGCTCTTAGGGAGCTTCTCTTCTTTCTGCAGATGCACAGAAATTCAAAACGAAGTTTGAAGAATGTAGGAAAGAgattgaagagagagaaaagaaaggtgcTTGGGCGCCCGTGGGGCGGGGAGGGTGCCGATGGGGCTCTGCAGACTCACTCTGCACCCGGCCGTGGCCCCGGGCGGGTGCTTTTTCCGTCTGCCATAGGAATGTCCAGGGTGCTGTGACCACTTTGACCTGTCAAGGGCAATGCAGCCACCCTGGTACATGGGTgctttgtgggggggggggggcgagtcAGGCCCCGAGTATGTGCTCGCTGGCCTGGCCTCGCGGCCCTCGGCCTGGCAATCAAGTCACGGGGtctgcctggagcccccagaggcTGAAGGGGCTTCAAGAGGCCCTCGTGGTCACCTGCTCACTTGGGGCCCCGTGGCGGTTGCCGAGCACCCTGGTGGCGCTGGACGTGAGCAAGTGTCCACCTGGTGGCCCTGGAGGCACGCGGCGATGGGCTGGGCCTAGCAGTGCTTCTCTGCTCCTCACACATCCCTGTGTCTCGGCAGGATCGGCCAGGAATGACAGTGCCGAGTCGGTGGCTGAGAAGCTGGATGCTCTTACGGTGAAGGAACGCGTGGAGCCGGAGGGCACGGCCAAGGAGGGGGCCGGGGAGGAGCAATGAGTCCAAGGAGCTCTGTGTTTCCTTTCTCCgcatctcttccctctttctttttttaatttttccctacCCCTTCTTTTCAGTtcgtttttattctgttttgttttttacaaggGACTTTATATAAAGAACTGACTTCCAACATTCAGgttgtttttttcctaagtttttgCCCTATTGAGGACTTCAGAAAGTTCATTCCCCGGTCATGAGAACGTGCTGCGCTGACTTTCTTTTCCATGGTGGAAACACTTATTTATAGTCATCAAAAGTAGTGAATAAACACATTTGAAACCTGCGTGGAGGCAGGAGCGTGTGTGCGCCGGCCCCGTCCCGGGACTGTGGGTTCCTGCTGGCTCTGCTGTCACTCGCTCTACCATGGCCTCCAGGCTGCTGTCGGCCATGGGCCGCGGTGTCTGAGCCGGTGCTGGGGGGCAGGTGGGCCTGGGAGGCCAGTGCTGTCCTCTGGAGGCGTAAACAGCCTGGCCCTTCCCCGTGGCCAGGAGCCGGCCGGCTTTTTCCTGGccaagggagagaagggaagccCACCAGACCACCTTGGCTGTGGCATGGGGAGGCCACGTGGGTCTCCAGGCTCCAGCCAGGCTGTCTTTGGTCAGCCCTCAGTCCCCGTGGAGGGAAAAGCCAATCCCACAGCATACGCACCTGGCCTGTCACTGGGCTCCACAGACTTCTTCGGATACCCCACTGCTGTCTTTGGACACCTGTCTTCTCGCTCCTGGCCCACCCCCTGGAATTGTGGACACCTGTGGTAGCTCTCAGTAAGGAATGTTTTCGAGAATGCAAATGGGTTAGTGCCATTCAGGTTTGCCTTGTAAAGTGGGTCATCCTAAGAGGAGAGGTTTTCAGTGTGCTGTGGGCTCCAAATACACAGTCATCCCTGTGGTGGCCTGTGTCTGGGGAACATCCCAGGCTGGGAGGAGCCCCCACGGGTTGGAGAGCATGCCAGGACCTGACCCTGGAGTGGCTGTTCCTCCCTGGTGGCTTTGCCATTGCACCTCCCAGAGGCTGTGCGTTGTGGCCGGCCTGTCCTATCCTCCCTGCGGCCACATCCAGTTCAAACCTCCCATCCTTGGTCTCTGGCAGACTCACCCCATAGGAAACCACCCTTGTTTTAAAAGCCAAACTGCAGGCCTCACTTGCCCCTGCCCTGGCAGCCCCAGGCCTCCCTTCCTCACTTTTGGGTGCCTGTGGTGGTCCTTCCCACCCAGGGAGGGACGCTGAAGCTTTCCCAGCTCCCCATCCCTAGGAGCTAGAGTTGGACCCCATCGCGGTGCATCAATGGGAGAGGCTGGTCCAGGGTCTGGTCCTCCAGGGAAGGGCAGTCAGACCCCTGCAGACACAGAAAGGATGTTGAATGTCTGCCTGCTTTGGGCTCAAATACTAGTGAGATCCCACCTGCTGTAAAGAGAAGGGAAGTGAACCTGATCCCTTCTCTTGGGTGAGGACATGTGTCCAAGGGGGAAACCCTGGGTGGGGATGGCCCCTCAGGATGGCTAAGAGACAGCTGTGCTATGACCAGGATGCATGAAAAGGTGATAACCAGGATGAACGGGGACACCGTGGGACCCTCTGATCCCCCAGCCAACATGTGTTCAGGCAGACGTCTGGTGACATGGGCGATGGTATGGGTATGGTGGGGGGAATGGCCATTCCATTCCAGGTCAGTCCTCTGGCCTGTAGCTTGGGCAAGCTTTCTGCCGTGCTTGGGAGAGGACGCCTGGGCCATGGCTACGCTCGTTCCTCACCACCTGAGACCCTTCTGCCCAGTCGGCAGGGACTGCaagggccaggcctggggtggggctgcaATGTGTCATACCCCAAGGCCCCCAGAGGCTGAGGCAGAGTGGGAGGTGTCTGCTCCAGGTGGAGTCTGCTCCCTGCTCACCTCAGCCCTGGGCCTCCTGGAGTGGGAGCCCACCACTGTTTCTAACAGCTCGTGGCCCTGCCTGCTGGGCTGGGGCTTCAGAGGCCCAAGTCCAGGCAAAGAGGGGCCTCCAGGCCAAGGAGCACCAGGGCCAGGGAGGGTGAGGGCCCCAGGTGGATGCCCTGGTGGGTCTTGGTTTCAGAGCGGAGGGCCCTGGGGGTGTGTCCTCACTGTGGAGGCTGCGACATGCCCAGGTCCCAAACTCCCAGAGGCTCGACTGCTGCATAGAGGCCAGCAGGCTGCCCGCCATCTGCCCAGCACTGCGAGGCCGCTCACTGGTCCACCTTAAGCGACAGCAGTGGTGGCGCTGGTGGGTGGGATTTCCTGCAGGAGGTGGGCCTGCCCGCGGGCCtatcccaggcagaggcagggtgcCTGGCGCTTCCCGAAGGGCTCTCCAGCCTGTCCTGGGAGGCTGAggctcccaccctcaccctcctAAGCCTGCACCCTGGGCCCCCACCCTCCTTACGTTGCCTGCTGGCCTCTTGGTCCAGCTGAGTGCCCAGTGGGCAGGGGGTAAACAACCAAGGCGCCCTGCAGTGTCACTGTGCCAGGGGGCTCAAAGAGCTCCCAGGCGAGGGTGTCAGCCTGTCCCCAGGGACCCACTCTGAGGTGTTTAGGGAAAGTTCTATGCAAGCAGAGCCCAGAAGAGGACCTGCGTGCCAAAGTGCCAGGATCTGCGGACTGGGGACGGGGCCTGGTGTTCACCCTGTGTCCACCCAAGGGGCAAGGCCTCAGGTGTGCTGTGGCTGAGTGGCTTCAGAGGGTCCTGGCACTTGGCTAGCTGGGGCTGCGAGGCGAGGCCCTGCCCCGGCGGGTGTCCTGGGCCAGCTCCACCCTGAGCACTGGGGACGGCGGGGCGGGATGGGCGGCAGTCGCGAGGGGCCCCCGCCTGGCCCCACGGTCCCCGCCGCCGGTCCACCTTAAGGGGCGCACTGACATCAGCACGCCGTCGCCGCCACCGCCCGTGGGGTGGGATTTCCTCcgctgccgctgctgccgccCGGTCCTGCCTGTCCAGtcggccccgcccgcccggcccCAGGGAGGGATGCGGCGGCGCGGCGCCCAGGATGCCCCGCAGCCCCGGGACGCGCCTCAAACCCGCCAAGTACATCCCGGTGGCCACGGCGGCTGCGCTACTGGTTGGCTCCAGCACCCTGTTCTTCGTGTTCACGTGAGTTGGACGCGTCTCTGGGGCCAGaaggggcagggctgtgtccaGCGGTGGACACAGCCTGGCAGGAACCGGCCGGGGCTGGCAGGCTGGGAGGGGTTGTGGGCACCGGGGCTGCGGCGATGAGAGCCCCCACCCTAAGCCGAGGCTGACGTCGCCACATGCCCATCCTGGGGTGCCAGGGACAGGTGAGTCCTGGGAGTGAGGACACTGGTGTCCAGCGGGCACCTCATGCGTGTGCCAGGCCGGCCCTGGGTGTGAGATGCCAGGCCAGGCAGGGGAGTGTGTGCAGGGGCTGCCCAGGGTGTGGCTGCGGACCTGCCCTCCCCACAGGCTGCCCAGAGCCACTGCCACCAGCCCTCCTTGTGATGAAGGTGGGTGGCTCTTGGGTGCCCTCCCGGCTGCCCGGCCCCAGGCCAGAGTCAAGTTGTTCCCACGTAGGTGTGGCCTGGCCCGCCTGCCACGTGCCTGCTCCACAGTCACCGCCGACGCTGGCCTGGCAGTGCCCTCTGCTTTTCCTTGACCTCCTTCTCAGGAAGGCTCAGTGGTCGCAGCTGGAGGGACCAGGTGAGGCCACACCAGGGACACCGGCTGTGGTGGGTGCTGGACACTTGAAGTCGAGGGCAGGTGGTCTCGGCTGGGCAGCCTTAGCTGCTTCACCTGTGGCTCAGGCTGGCTTTCAGCCCAGAGCAGATGCTGACGACACAGCTCCCTCTCTGTGGTCGTGcccccctgccccaggctcctAGGGCTCAGGGAGGGGTCAGGGGCCTAGGCTTCAGTCACACAGATCTGCCACCACCCCCGTCCACAGCCCAGGTTGGGACACAGCCCGGTGACCAGAGCAACAACCACTCTGGCCCTCCTGGGGGCCTGTAGCCAGTGGGGCGTTTGTTCTGAGGCAGGTCAACCCCCCAGCCTGCGGGAGCCGGGGGCAGGGGTGAGCAGGAGTGGGCCTCAGCGAGGGCGCGGGTGGGAGGTGGCGGGGCCACACTGGGTGCCCACGGGGGCAGGCAAGCCCCTacctggaggctgggctgggtgggcaCCACAGGCTGCCAAGAGTGTGTTTAAAAAAGGCCTGTGTGGACGGGCCTATTTCTGGCTTCCGTGAGCAGACGTGTTCTTCCACTCATGTGCTGCCGGCTGTGGGGCTGTGGGCAGCTCAGGCAGGACAGCGAGAGGACACGTGTCCCACTGGGGCTTCTGGAGGGGCCTACGCTGGCCCCAGGGCCTAAGCAGGGGTCTCAGGGAGTCTTGGCACTGCTTCCGGGCAGCCTGGCCTCCACTTGCTGGTCCTGGTTTCTGACTTCCCAAGTGCAATTTAGTGTTTGTCCCCCTGACTTTAAAAGTAATACACGTTCTCTATTGAGAACTTGTGAAACGCAGGGAAAAAGTTTAACAGGAAATTGAAATCAACCCCACCCCAGAGAGCCTGCCCACCTCCTCTCCTAAGCACACCCGGGCCCCCTGAAGGGTACTTGCTGTGAGCCTTCCTGTGATTTCAGAGGGTCCTTACGCCCTCTGTCCTCACGCTGGAGCTCTGAGCCCAGTGACACCGATGCTGAGAGGTGCAGGTTTCCCTCAGGCCAGCACAGGTGCTCCCTGCGTCTCGCCTGAGAGAAGGTGCTGCGTGTTCATTTGGAAGATGGGAGTGCCAGTGCAGCAGTCATCCAGCCAAGGGACCCTTGCTCGTGCCCTGGGGCCAGGCTCCCTGCACCCTAAGACCATACTTTGTGGCCACATGGCCACCGGGGAGCCAGGCCTGCCCGCAGCCCGGCTGTGCTGCCTCCTCTGAGGAAGCTGGGTTTCTGAGCAGGGGCTCTGCCAGGCAGCCTAGGCCCATTGACGCCACCACTGCAGGTGATTCTGGGCAAGCAGGGCCAGGCAGTCCCTTCCTGGGACAGGCCTCTTGTTACCCTGGCTGGCACACACACCTCTGCCCTGGTTCTGGGCTCAGGCTGACGGCCTGCCCTACCCTGCCCTAAGGGCCCCTCAGGGCTTCTTCTCTGCTCCCTGGAACTTCGCCGGACTCCAAGTGGCCCCTGGCCCCCTCTCTACACTCAGTAAACATGAGTTGCCCCCTTCAGGGCAGGTCCACACAGGCAGCAGCTCCTTCAGGGTGGGGAGCCCAAGTCTAGAGGGCAAAGGACCCCTCCCTCGGGCCAGCTCGCTGAGGGGTCAGGACCAGCAGGACATTCAGATATGTCACCAGGAGAGGCTGGGGTGCAGAAAGGatgcctggaggtgggggtgtcaCCTCTGAGGATGGGCAGCATGCCACAGGCCAGGTTCCCAgtggccctcctcctccaggaagccttcctgggttCTTGGTGTGGTCCTGTCTCCTTGGACCCCAGAAAGCCTTCGCACTCGCTCAGTGCCATGCTGGGTCAGGTGCTGGGAGGGATGAGAACCCCCAGGCCAGGTCTCTGCccctgccctttctcttcctggaTCCACTCTGCAGAACAGCCTGTGAACTTCAGAGAACCAGGGCTGCTTGGCAGGATACCAACACCCGCGGCCGCACTGGGCTGCCTTGTCTCTCTCCAGGGACAGTGGGCTGACCTCTGGGTTGTCACTGTGGGTCCCCAGGATGGGCCTGAACTCTCCCCACACTTGGAGGCCCAGTCAGGCCGCAAGGCACAGCCTGGGACGGTGAGGGGTCCAGCACAGAGCCAGGTAGATGGCGCTACTGGCAGGGACCACACAGGACTGGAACTTGCTTCATAGGGCCTGGTGACCCTGGCCCCCTGAGCTTGTTTCCTTACCTGCTCATGTGTCTGTAGGGATTGGCTGGTGGGTACATGTGGCCAGAGGCCCTGCCTGGCCAGACCAGGGCAGAGTGGCTGAAGACCCTCTAATCCTGTGTGCCCCATGTGTGAGCTTCACTAACCAGCCTTAATGAAGGACctgatttaaatgaaaatgtctgAGTTAAAATTTTCCATTGCGCGTTTAGCCTCGGCCGCGTGCTGCCCTGCAgaaccccacctcccccccccgACTTGgagcctcagcccaggtggggcCACAGCACAGGCGTGTGGCCCTGatgcttgggggtgggggctggccgGGGGAAGGGCTTGGAGCCTTGGAGCTGGGCCGCTcccaggcctgccctgggcccacAGTGTGGCTGCAGCC
The genomic region above belongs to Camelus bactrianus isolate YW-2024 breed Bactrian camel chromosome 32, ASM4877302v1, whole genome shotgun sequence and contains:
- the RANBP1 gene encoding ran-specific GTPase-activating protein produces the protein MAAAKDTHEDHDTSTENADESNHDPQFEPIVSLPEQEIKTLEEDEEELFKMRAKLFRFASENDLPEWKERGTGDVKLLKHKEKGTIRLLMRRDKTLKICANHYITPMMELKPNAGSDRAWVWNTHADFADECPKQELLAIRFLNAENAQKFKTKFEECRKEIEEREKKGSARNDSAESVAEKLDALTVKERVEPEGTAKEGAGEEQ